The following are encoded together in the Oscillospiraceae bacterium genome:
- a CDS encoding N-6 DNA methylase yields MAGQISSSCLRKAQHKAAELRMHLEKHTFENLLLIRYLSKLYGPLPNQLMLADCISQGNPDPLTVWDIIKNNKEGSYAKAILYVISLLKVQFPFLHEFIDENEHYEADKLILRECIQLLSDLPSDQEFLLPLYEDFMAKEFSVFSKSTSGDFYTPKGIVQCMGALLDIKQGTLYDPCCGSGAMLIGAAGMFSKDSGLTLYGQVQDLETYKICAMNLLLHGLDVNLGERPANTLTSDAYNGQKFDYIISNPPFNSPWLEGCVDYKDDRWRYGIPPRQNGNFAWLQHILSHLSENGRAAVILPNQTLTSRQKDERHIRESLVRDGVVEAIITFPRGLFYNTKIPFCVWLLNRPRKRSNLLMIDAERLHTKIEKTLVAENSKQIEDFVNKYRQGVLQKKSEAYAVVSLEELSEKDYILSPNWYTSPHQINLSEIKANRVRFNECIEELHDVLVDEKILSHIEQWEGREASEVWTKVALTDLYEVFGGLSKSKEEIGQGCPALDTKTIIRHPFIPDALSLRMQVLDEERTKYNIKCGDILLNRTSETVSELACCCIATKDMDAVYTGFVKRLRPISEHSLYPSYAAGYFRSAVYRCEIANVSTVFTTRINIDNYKLSKVSIYYPDWNMQCKVGDTLLALFRYMQDNPNKSHTLLMEFERLLIEQYISYPIAYFLKNGDIK; encoded by the coding sequence TTGGCGGGACAAATATCATCTTCTTGCCTGCGAAAAGCGCAGCATAAAGCAGCGGAACTTAGAATGCACCTAGAGAAACATACATTTGAAAACCTGCTACTTATACGATACCTCTCAAAATTATATGGCCCTCTGCCAAATCAATTAATGTTGGCTGATTGCATCAGCCAAGGAAACCCTGACCCCTTGACAGTTTGGGACATTATAAAAAACAACAAGGAAGGCAGCTATGCTAAGGCCATATTATATGTCATATCTTTGCTGAAGGTTCAATTCCCATTTCTCCATGAATTCATAGATGAAAATGAGCATTATGAAGCTGATAAGTTGATTCTAAGGGAGTGCATTCAATTGCTATCTGATTTACCTTCTGACCAAGAGTTTCTGTTACCATTATACGAGGATTTCATGGCAAAGGAGTTCTCGGTATTTTCTAAATCAACAAGTGGAGATTTTTATACCCCCAAAGGGATTGTGCAATGCATGGGCGCTTTGCTAGACATTAAACAAGGAACTCTGTATGATCCTTGTTGTGGAAGCGGTGCCATGCTTATAGGTGCCGCTGGAATGTTCTCGAAAGATTCAGGCTTGACTCTCTATGGTCAGGTGCAAGACTTGGAAACCTATAAAATATGTGCGATGAATCTCTTATTACATGGATTAGATGTTAATTTAGGAGAACGGCCCGCTAATACTCTAACAAGTGATGCATATAATGGTCAAAAATTTGACTATATTATATCAAACCCTCCATTTAATTCTCCCTGGCTTGAAGGATGTGTTGATTATAAAGATGATAGGTGGCGTTATGGTATTCCGCCGCGTCAAAATGGGAATTTTGCTTGGTTGCAACATATACTTTCCCATTTGAGTGAAAATGGTCGCGCAGCTGTTATTTTACCGAATCAAACACTAACCTCTCGCCAAAAAGATGAACGCCATATACGCGAATCACTCGTTCGCGACGGTGTGGTAGAAGCTATCATCACCTTTCCGAGAGGACTATTTTACAACACAAAAATCCCGTTTTGTGTCTGGTTGCTGAACCGGCCTCGAAAACGCAGCAACCTTTTGATGATTGATGCAGAACGACTCCATACGAAAATTGAGAAGACGCTTGTTGCGGAAAATTCCAAACAAATAGAAGATTTTGTGAACAAGTATAGACAAGGGGTGTTACAGAAAAAAAGCGAAGCATATGCAGTGGTTTCGTTAGAGGAACTTTCTGAAAAAGACTATATATTGAGTCCAAACTGGTATACGTCTCCCCATCAAATAAACCTGTCTGAAATAAAGGCAAATCGTGTACGTTTTAACGAGTGTATCGAAGAATTACATGATGTTCTCGTAGATGAAAAAATTCTTTCTCATATCGAACAGTGGGAAGGGAGAGAGGCATCTGAGGTATGGACTAAAGTGGCATTGACGGATTTATATGAGGTATTTGGTGGATTGTCAAAATCTAAAGAAGAAATTGGGCAAGGCTGCCCGGCATTAGATACAAAAACAATCATACGGCACCCATTTATTCCCGATGCTTTAAGTTTGCGTATGCAGGTTTTGGATGAAGAAAGAACGAAATATAACATAAAATGCGGTGATATCCTGCTTAATAGGACAAGCGAAACGGTTAGCGAACTTGCCTGCTGTTGTATTGCAACGAAAGACATGGATGCCGTTTACACTGGATTTGTCAAGCGCCTCCGACCAATAAGTGAACACTCCCTATATCCCTCATATGCTGCTGGATATTTTCGAAGTGCTGTATATCGTTGCGAAATTGCCAATGTATCTACCGTGTTCACCACTCGCATAAACATTGATAACTACAAGCTTTCTAAAGTGTCTATCTATTACCCCGATTGGAATATGCAGTGCAAAGTTGGTGATACTTTGCTTGCGCTTTTTAGATATATGCAAGATAATCCAAATAAAAGCCATACATTGCTTATGGAGTTTGAGCGCCTGCTTATTGAACAATATATAAGCTATCCTATTGCCTACTTCTTGAAAAATGGAGACATAAAATGA